One Bremerella cremea genomic window carries:
- a CDS encoding DUF1559 domain-containing protein encodes MMTSRISRRGFTLVELLVVIAIIGVLIALLLPAVQQAREAARRMSCSNNLKQLGLAMHNFHDTYGAFPVGTTDDDMNNWGWGVYLLPYIEQDNLYTSLTTRSSAGYPPAYLVYKSGTHVNVDTYDSTSSSSNPTAVVNANTGATVAGQGAATVLLDAFICPSDVLPTKEDQGFAKSNYLGCMGSNYGGNAPNMPNAYSWNTGVEGGQSPGSLGKNYWGSGMNGVFTADNNNTESWMRRFADITDGTSNTIAIGEVSVSEHVTTSKVSDTRFPIWAGGNGFCCAMRRLGGVLRMANSQFYINRRVGDASDQSFGSQHPGGAQFVYCDGSVSFLSENINTNIYSYLAGRNDGNVVSGN; translated from the coding sequence ATGATGACATCTAGAATTTCCCGCAGGGGATTTACTTTGGTGGAGCTTCTGGTGGTGATTGCCATCATTGGAGTTCTGATTGCTTTGTTGTTGCCGGCTGTTCAGCAGGCCCGGGAAGCGGCTCGTCGAATGAGCTGCTCGAATAACTTAAAGCAACTTGGCTTGGCGATGCACAACTTTCATGACACGTACGGTGCCTTTCCTGTCGGAACCACCGATGACGACATGAACAACTGGGGGTGGGGAGTCTATTTGCTGCCATACATCGAGCAAGACAACCTTTACACGAGCCTGACTACCCGATCTTCGGCTGGTTACCCTCCGGCATACTTGGTTTATAAGTCGGGAACCCATGTTAATGTCGACACCTACGACAGTACGTCGAGTTCGTCGAACCCGACCGCTGTGGTGAATGCCAACACAGGGGCTACCGTTGCCGGTCAGGGGGCCGCCACGGTGTTGCTAGACGCGTTCATTTGCCCTAGCGATGTCTTGCCGACCAAGGAAGATCAAGGATTTGCGAAGAGCAATTACCTTGGTTGCATGGGCTCGAACTATGGTGGCAACGCCCCGAACATGCCCAACGCCTACTCGTGGAACACCGGGGTCGAAGGGGGCCAATCGCCAGGTTCGCTGGGGAAAAACTATTGGGGTTCGGGCATGAACGGTGTGTTCACCGCCGACAACAACAATACTGAAAGTTGGATGCGTCGGTTTGCGGATATCACTGATGGAACAAGCAACACGATTGCCATTGGTGAAGTTTCGGTTTCTGAGCACGTGACGACCTCGAAGGTGAGCGACACGCGATTCCCGATTTGGGCTGGCGGTAACGGCTTTTGCTGTGCGATGCGTCGTCTGGGTGGTGTACTGCGAATGGCCAATAGCCAGTTCTATATCAACCGCCGCGTAGGAGACGCTTCGGATCAGAGCTTCGGCAGCCAGCACCCCGGTGGTGCCCAGTTTGTTTACTGCGATGGTTCGGTTTCCTTCTTAAGCGAAAACATCAATACCAACATCTACAGCTACCTTGCTGGCCGAAACGACGGAAACGTTGTCTCGGGTAACTAG
- a CDS encoding bile acid:sodium symporter family protein: MKYTSKDTWAINSSTVISTSTQPLAGLARKIDAYLLALLLVVYALAAFQPGLGMMIRSQEVFHCPLTVLMLSGMLFLAGLGIEAKEVRQAMRSWRHVLGGCVLLVAAPWGIVAILNTWPALFPAGILAGLGLVALMPSAASSVAWTQLSRGNVAINVALILLSTIFAPAMLGGIAQQSHFILGEAGTSILEIGMWIVPAVLVGALVRHLVGAARIQFIRPMLKVGSASILLLLNYANASAALPRIVGDFQPMILLVLVLTVWGMCGTVFLASWYLTRWLGVGEAEARSLVFGIGMKNTGMALVLAGLWLEQYPLALVAIIIYTFSQHLFAAGYHQWTVRFDSVAKT, encoded by the coding sequence GTGAAATACACAAGCAAGGATACTTGGGCTATTAATTCATCCACTGTCATCTCGACTTCTACGCAACCGCTGGCTGGTTTGGCTCGTAAGATCGATGCCTATTTGCTTGCTTTGCTGTTGGTGGTGTATGCCTTGGCCGCATTTCAGCCTGGGTTGGGGATGATGATTCGTTCGCAAGAGGTTTTTCATTGCCCGCTAACGGTATTAATGCTTAGCGGCATGCTGTTTTTGGCAGGACTAGGAATTGAAGCCAAGGAAGTTCGTCAGGCAATGCGTTCTTGGCGGCATGTCTTGGGAGGATGTGTGCTTTTGGTAGCTGCCCCCTGGGGCATTGTGGCGATCTTGAACACTTGGCCAGCGTTGTTTCCGGCGGGGATCTTAGCTGGGCTGGGCCTGGTGGCGTTGATGCCATCGGCTGCCTCGTCGGTTGCCTGGACGCAGCTTTCTCGCGGGAACGTTGCAATTAATGTTGCCCTGATATTGCTCAGCACGATATTCGCACCTGCCATGTTGGGGGGGATCGCGCAGCAAAGCCATTTCATTCTTGGTGAAGCTGGCACTTCGATTTTAGAAATCGGCATGTGGATTGTGCCGGCGGTTTTGGTGGGAGCATTGGTGCGACATTTAGTCGGCGCAGCCCGAATTCAATTTATCCGGCCCATGCTGAAGGTCGGTAGTGCCTCTATTTTATTGCTGTTGAACTACGCCAACGCTTCGGCTGCGTTGCCTAGGATCGTTGGTGACTTCCAGCCGATGATTCTGTTGGTGCTGGTGTTAACGGTGTGGGGGATGTGTGGGACCGTTTTCTTGGCAAGCTGGTATCTGACGCGTTGGCTTGGTGTGGGTGAGGCGGAAGCCAGGTCGCTCGTATTTGGCATAGGGATGAAGAACACCGGCATGGCTCTTGTGTTGGCAGGCTTATGGCTCGAGCAATATCCGCTGGCGTTGGTTGCTATCATCATTTACACCTTCAGCCAACACTTGTTTGCGGCCGGCTATCACCAGTGGACTGTTCGGTTTGATTCCGTAGCGAAAACATAA
- a CDS encoding aminopeptidase P family protein → MRHLPLNSELFVENRANLAKLLPPNSLAIVHANDVLPTNADGSLKICPNTDLFYLSGVEQEESILLIFPDAFDPKHREILFLREPTELLQIWEGKKLTQEAATQVSGITTVKWLKDFPQVLRDCMFSAEQVFLNRNEHRRAAAVVQTREDRFLLQCQEQFPLHTYRRLAPLLHKLRAAKSAMEVDLIREAVRITKSGFERLLKFVKPGVTEYQVEAELAHEFICNRGAFAYTPIIASGKNACGLHYIDNDQVCNDGDLLLLDVGSNYANYNADMTRTIPVNGKFTQRQRDVYNAVLRVMRASIAGAVVGKLHRDWQYEAQEMINEELVKLGLLTKEDVAKHTRDQPACKKYFMHGLGHSLGLDVHDVAPIDAPFAPGWVLTVEPGIYLPDEGFAVRLENDILVTENGPIDLMADIPVEADEIEALMADAK, encoded by the coding sequence ATGCGTCATTTGCCTCTCAACTCGGAACTCTTTGTCGAAAACCGCGCTAATCTGGCCAAGCTGCTTCCTCCAAACTCATTAGCGATTGTGCACGCCAACGACGTGCTACCAACCAACGCTGACGGAAGCCTAAAGATTTGCCCGAATACCGATCTGTTTTACCTTTCTGGCGTCGAGCAAGAAGAATCGATTCTATTGATCTTCCCCGATGCCTTCGATCCTAAGCATCGCGAGATTCTGTTTCTCCGCGAGCCAACCGAACTGCTGCAAATCTGGGAAGGGAAAAAACTCACCCAAGAAGCCGCCACCCAGGTTTCTGGCATCACCACAGTTAAATGGCTAAAGGACTTCCCACAAGTTCTCCGCGACTGCATGTTCAGTGCTGAGCAAGTCTTTTTGAATCGTAACGAACACCGTCGTGCCGCCGCCGTTGTTCAGACACGCGAAGATCGTTTTCTCCTGCAATGCCAAGAGCAATTTCCCCTGCACACCTATCGCCGTCTGGCACCGCTACTGCACAAGCTGCGAGCTGCAAAATCAGCGATGGAAGTCGATCTAATTCGGGAAGCAGTTCGCATCACCAAAAGCGGTTTCGAGCGACTGCTCAAGTTCGTTAAACCAGGGGTCACCGAATATCAGGTCGAAGCCGAATTGGCTCACGAGTTCATCTGCAACCGTGGTGCGTTCGCTTACACTCCAATTATCGCCTCTGGTAAAAATGCCTGCGGACTCCATTACATCGACAACGATCAGGTCTGCAACGACGGCGATTTGTTGCTATTGGATGTAGGCTCGAACTACGCCAATTACAACGCCGACATGACCCGTACCATTCCGGTCAACGGTAAGTTCACCCAGCGGCAACGCGATGTTTACAACGCGGTCCTTCGCGTCATGCGGGCCTCGATCGCAGGGGCCGTCGTCGGTAAGCTGCACCGCGATTGGCAATATGAAGCTCAAGAGATGATCAACGAAGAGTTGGTCAAACTTGGCCTACTCACCAAGGAAGACGTTGCCAAACATACGCGCGACCAGCCAGCGTGTAAGAAGTACTTCATGCACGGCCTCGGGCACTCGCTCGGTCTCGATGTACACGATGTCGCCCCGATCGATGCTCCCTTCGCTCCTGGCTGGGTACTGACCGTCGAACCAGGTATCTACTTACCCGACGAAGGCTTCGCCGTCCGCCTGGAAAACGACATTTTGGTCACCGAGAACGGCCCCATCGACCTTATGGCCGATATCCCGGTCGAAGCGGACGAAATTGAAGCCCTGATGGCAGACGCCAAGTAA
- a CDS encoding MFS transporter: MTPNLPSSQLRFARFAAKTFFLLDGFIFASWVTRIPTIQEQLELDNATLGIALFMLSIGGLIAMPLVGWLVSHLGSRWGVLMSTLMFAVSLPLLALPSEVILLSLALLLFGAGFGAMDVAINTQAVSVERHYRRKIMSSFHAAFSLGGILGALLGGLAAAQSISPLTHFLLVSALAVTLTLILAHFLASDIVEEPTLSFTDGHGHKNRCVVLGLAAFCAMLVEGAMADWSAVFLRQVSHAPAFYAAMGFAAFSTMMTIGRLVGDHVTTAIGTTKTVGLGGFLTVVGIALAVLLPHTAIAIIGFSFVGTGISALVPTIFSAAAKLSGIKPAVAIATVSTVGYCGFLVGPPLIGIASEVVTLRWALLIVLFAGLAIIGLARKVETSKRTNQHCQQDLAAASSLETDSTSAAGAELRDRPITSKEI, encoded by the coding sequence ATGACGCCAAATCTGCCATCCTCTCAGCTTCGATTTGCACGCTTCGCCGCGAAGACCTTTTTTTTGTTGGATGGTTTTATCTTTGCGTCTTGGGTCACTCGCATTCCGACGATTCAAGAGCAGCTTGAACTAGACAACGCCACCCTCGGAATAGCTTTATTCATGCTGAGCATCGGGGGCCTTATCGCCATGCCGCTAGTCGGCTGGCTGGTAAGCCACCTCGGCAGCCGCTGGGGCGTGCTGATGTCAACCCTCATGTTCGCCGTGTCGCTGCCACTGCTCGCCCTTCCTTCCGAGGTCATCCTTCTTTCTCTGGCCCTACTTTTGTTTGGCGCCGGCTTTGGAGCGATGGACGTGGCCATCAACACGCAAGCGGTCTCCGTAGAGCGTCATTATCGCCGTAAGATTATGTCCTCATTTCATGCCGCGTTTAGCCTGGGAGGCATCCTCGGCGCGTTATTGGGTGGGCTCGCTGCCGCGCAATCGATTTCCCCTTTAACACACTTTCTTCTCGTTAGCGCATTGGCAGTTACCCTAACCCTTATTCTGGCCCACTTCTTAGCATCCGACATCGTTGAAGAACCAACCCTCAGTTTCACGGATGGACATGGCCACAAAAACCGCTGCGTTGTGCTGGGGCTGGCAGCTTTTTGTGCGATGTTAGTTGAAGGCGCAATGGCTGACTGGAGCGCGGTCTTCCTGCGACAAGTTTCGCATGCCCCAGCTTTCTATGCTGCGATGGGCTTTGCCGCTTTTTCGACCATGATGACTATCGGTCGATTGGTGGGTGACCACGTAACGACCGCTATCGGCACCACCAAAACCGTTGGCCTGGGTGGTTTTCTGACGGTCGTGGGTATTGCGTTGGCCGTCTTGTTGCCTCATACGGCGATCGCCATTATTGGCTTCAGCTTTGTTGGCACAGGCATCTCTGCCCTAGTTCCTACTATCTTCAGTGCCGCCGCGAAGCTCTCTGGAATTAAACCGGCAGTGGCGATCGCTACCGTTTCTACGGTGGGGTACTGTGGCTTCCTTGTTGGGCCACCACTAATCGGTATTGCCTCCGAAGTAGTCACCCTGCGTTGGGCACTGCTGATTGTGCTGTTTGCTGGACTTGCCATTATCGGTTTGGCACGAAAAGTCGAAACCAGCAAGAGAACCAACCAGCATTGCCAACAAGACCTGGCCGCTGCTTCCTCACTTGAAACAGATTCCACGTCTGCTGCCGGAGCCGAATTAAGGGACAGGCCAATTACCAGCAAAGAAATCTAG
- a CDS encoding DUF2271 domain-containing protein, with product MKLLCLFCLSVFAVSVCGPVTYAEDFRFQHEHILGTSLELIVTAKDRAEADRVESRVLHEIDRQAAIFSRYDRESQLMLWQTGQLSADNLSPELVTVLKRAEYWRAVSDGAFDVRSGALTSLWQTAADRGQAPTDQARQVILTQLDRPPYQVSEANQIKRLDSLAISLDGLAKGYILDAACEVVHREFPSVSDFTINIGGDLRKLGDAPLEISVANPRHSSEAARPLEKFVVTQPIAMATSGGYRRYLEVGGRRISHIFDPRTGLPADEVSSASVVAPNAQDADALATTLCVLGPQEGVALIEHLSATECCLVTREGEVIRSSGWPLQPQASSAQLLVMKEEEKKQDTGLFVDFSLVRPSGGRGYRRPYVAVWLEDTDGFPVKTAVLWMQTEQPGPRWHRDLTRWYRNDRLRQVVEETELIGTISSATRGPGKYDAYFDGTDNAGKPLKPGKYTLCLEVAREHGTYQLIREAIQWGDEPIAPKKLKGNVELDDVSYHFVPAKPETKSDAS from the coding sequence ATGAAGCTGCTTTGTTTGTTTTGCCTCTCTGTGTTTGCCGTTTCCGTATGCGGCCCTGTCACCTATGCCGAGGACTTTCGTTTCCAGCACGAACACATCCTAGGGACCTCTCTGGAATTGATCGTTACGGCGAAAGATCGTGCTGAAGCCGATCGAGTCGAAAGCCGCGTGCTGCATGAGATCGACCGCCAAGCAGCGATCTTTAGCCGATACGATCGCGAGAGCCAATTGATGCTTTGGCAGACAGGGCAACTCTCGGCAGACAATCTTTCCCCAGAACTCGTAACCGTCTTGAAGCGAGCCGAATATTGGCGAGCCGTTTCCGACGGTGCCTTCGATGTTCGGAGTGGTGCGTTAACGTCCCTCTGGCAAACGGCTGCAGATCGTGGTCAGGCCCCTACCGACCAAGCCCGGCAAGTGATCCTCACGCAACTGGACCGTCCCCCATATCAGGTCAGCGAAGCGAACCAGATAAAACGTCTCGACTCGCTCGCGATTAGTCTCGATGGGCTGGCGAAGGGATATATTTTGGACGCCGCTTGCGAAGTCGTACATCGCGAGTTCCCCTCGGTTAGCGACTTTACGATCAACATCGGCGGAGACCTCCGCAAACTGGGCGATGCTCCGCTCGAAATCTCAGTAGCCAATCCACGCCATAGCTCTGAAGCTGCCCGCCCCTTGGAAAAGTTCGTCGTCACCCAGCCAATTGCCATGGCAACGAGCGGCGGTTATCGTCGCTATCTGGAAGTTGGTGGACGCCGGATTTCTCATATCTTCGACCCTCGCACGGGTTTACCCGCTGACGAAGTTTCCTCCGCTTCGGTGGTGGCTCCCAATGCCCAAGACGCCGATGCCTTGGCGACGACGCTTTGCGTGTTAGGCCCGCAAGAAGGGGTCGCTTTAATCGAACACCTCTCAGCCACCGAATGCTGTCTTGTCACGCGTGAGGGAGAAGTCATTCGGTCGAGCGGTTGGCCGCTTCAACCTCAAGCCTCCTCTGCCCAGCTTCTTGTAATGAAGGAAGAAGAGAAGAAGCAAGACACCGGCTTGTTTGTCGATTTCTCGCTAGTTCGCCCCTCCGGAGGACGCGGCTATCGTCGACCTTATGTGGCCGTGTGGTTGGAAGACACCGACGGCTTTCCTGTGAAGACCGCCGTGCTGTGGATGCAAACCGAGCAGCCAGGCCCACGTTGGCATCGCGACCTGACCCGTTGGTATCGTAACGATCGCTTGCGGCAAGTGGTGGAAGAAACCGAACTGATCGGCACCATCTCGAGCGCAACACGCGGCCCCGGTAAGTACGATGCCTACTTCGACGGCACCGATAACGCAGGCAAACCGTTAAAGCCAGGCAAATACACACTGTGCTTGGAAGTAGCCCGCGAACACGGCACCTATCAACTCATCCGGGAAGCAATTCAGTGGGGAGACGAACCCATCGCACCCAAGAAGCTGAAAGGGAACGTGGAACTTGACGACGTTTCGTACCACTTTGTTCCTGCTAAGCCCGAGACCAAGTCGGACGCCTCATGA
- a CDS encoding PQQ-binding-like beta-propeller repeat protein, whose product MKTIRQTHVAFALIAFACLIAPGFAAESNTGASWPKFQNGGHCVVPGNTLPQEWSGEANLAWKAKIEGYGQSTPLVSDNQIVVTSTSGPNKENYFVASFALSNGEKLWQVELKNPSPIENTSYVSRAAPTGVVDEQGFIAYFEGGLVVALDPQGKIRWQRNLVEDYGPITSRHGLSSSLEQNAEHVFVWVERAEEPYLAALNKSNGETAWKVAGLGSTSWSSPRLIPVGDTEQLVCSASGKIAGFDPASGKRLWDFEQIANNTTCSPMPVGNGRFLIGASDGRGEEAAQTDGTSNGVIEIVKQDDGTYQADFVWQAAKAKSSFGSPIVANETAYFVNRSGVLFGVDLETGKQKSTARLPIGGIWATPLSQGNLLYLFGSKGTTAVIDMTNGDSIAENVLFESASAAEGEMARGGETLYSAIAVPPYLLLRTGDTLYALKNQSSE is encoded by the coding sequence ATGAAGACCATTCGACAGACCCACGTTGCTTTTGCGTTGATCGCATTTGCCTGCTTGATTGCCCCTGGTTTCGCAGCGGAATCAAATACGGGTGCCTCTTGGCCCAAATTTCAAAATGGAGGCCACTGCGTGGTTCCTGGAAACACGCTTCCTCAAGAGTGGTCAGGCGAAGCCAACTTAGCTTGGAAAGCAAAGATTGAAGGGTATGGTCAATCAACTCCGCTAGTTTCTGACAATCAAATCGTCGTCACTTCGACCAGCGGCCCCAACAAAGAAAACTACTTCGTTGCCTCGTTCGCTCTGTCCAACGGCGAAAAGCTGTGGCAAGTCGAATTGAAAAATCCCAGCCCAATCGAAAACACCTCGTACGTCAGCCGAGCCGCTCCGACCGGCGTAGTCGATGAACAAGGTTTCATTGCTTATTTTGAAGGTGGCTTGGTGGTTGCCCTCGATCCTCAAGGCAAAATTCGCTGGCAACGGAATTTGGTTGAAGACTACGGCCCGATCACTTCGCGGCACGGTCTTTCCTCTTCGTTAGAACAGAACGCCGAGCATGTCTTCGTGTGGGTCGAGCGTGCAGAAGAACCTTACTTGGCGGCTCTTAACAAGTCGAACGGCGAAACGGCCTGGAAGGTCGCTGGCCTCGGCTCGACCTCGTGGAGTTCTCCTCGACTAATCCCGGTCGGCGATACCGAGCAGTTGGTCTGTAGTGCCAGCGGTAAGATCGCCGGTTTCGATCCGGCCAGCGGAAAACGCCTGTGGGATTTCGAGCAAATCGCCAACAACACAACCTGCTCTCCTATGCCGGTTGGAAATGGGCGATTTCTGATTGGGGCCTCGGATGGTCGCGGCGAAGAAGCCGCACAGACCGACGGCACCTCGAACGGCGTGATTGAAATCGTGAAGCAGGACGATGGCACTTACCAGGCCGATTTCGTCTGGCAAGCCGCCAAAGCCAAATCAAGCTTCGGTAGCCCCATCGTTGCCAATGAAACGGCCTACTTTGTGAATCGAAGTGGTGTGCTATTCGGGGTCGATCTAGAAACCGGCAAGCAAAAATCAACCGCACGCCTGCCGATTGGCGGTATCTGGGCTACTCCCCTCAGCCAAGGCAACTTGTTGTACCTGTTCGGCTCGAAGGGAACCACCGCCGTTATCGACATGACCAACGGTGACTCGATTGCCGAGAACGTTCTATTCGAGTCCGCGTCTGCTGCCGAAGGAGAGATGGCCCGCGGCGGGGAAACGCTTTACTCAGCGATTGCCGTTCCTCCGTACCTGCTTCTCCGAACAGGTGACACCTTATACGCCCTGAAGAATCAATCGTCGGAATAG
- a CDS encoding DUF3386 family protein, giving the protein MRNILPHSIFLLIAVACLPAIAAELETKKTPDTTTAADLRKAAHDARDVWHDFPGFSANIVVREDDQRYAGTIDVGADFEYVLNIDKAAEKPWLKSKLRSVISHRRPEEAPHQYDVAFQDEGPDHAGGRLIAENDGSGVFRIQDGEIKEVIRRNESSWFEITTLENFTTPAGKVLPQTTSVTFRDPQTGDIESNLSNYFGWKQVGNFYLPATCYTVKVGEEGQRSVRKLEFTGHQLHLPAPKQVQLHKAMPESLTSFGAAVMGDYLYVFSGHDGDAHGFGVDVLADHFRRIQFDDPNASWEELAKHEPSQSAALVTDGQYLYRIGGLTFLNRGEEDTHFKSTTHFSHYDAEKNEWTELTPLPEPRSSLDAAVLGRHVYVAGGWNLQGESSADAPWHDDMLRFDLDHPEKGWESLPGPGYQTRAISLAAHNGKIYLFGGIRPDGISRKVSVYDPAENSWSEGPELKADSSTSGFATSSFATGDHLYVAGSSGIVYRLSEDGNQWEIATRLMFPRMFLRLLPVSADRLLAVGGISSVGGRMAVVESVNVSSASEAPHLMKWSVPFDGKAKHSQTVVLDGGKLYAFGGNASRSPHDFSPDAFVNEAFVFDIGAQSVERLPDMPYAMQSGAAVAHSLTSQHDQILVLGGLGVQNDQFGSLTGVLSLNPKAKTWSVAPASLPEPRGMFQATTFDDAIWSFGGSEAGKGAGLNTDIVHWWGDESSIAPLPEVTLPHARRSFGSARLGDEYYLVGGLAAGTEIAEAVDVFNFKDRTWREIASPNRHRVFPSLASDGEQLYLFGGFSNTNGHFAPEPSLEVYDPASDRWTILSESIEGVDPSMTLRNFGGRLLFYGIDKEVDGQANFVLLDPTPKAQPKEVSGMSFTAPRRDRGNQAAANAKAMMRKDADKDGKLSADELGSRLGSLIESGDQDGDGLMNHDELVAALEKQAQDTKDEESEQAKQD; this is encoded by the coding sequence ATGCGAAACATACTCCCCCACTCTATATTCCTGCTGATTGCAGTAGCTTGCCTGCCGGCGATCGCAGCGGAACTCGAAACGAAAAAAACGCCAGACACCACAACCGCCGCCGACCTGCGTAAAGCGGCTCACGATGCACGTGACGTCTGGCACGACTTCCCTGGCTTCTCAGCCAACATCGTGGTCCGTGAAGACGACCAACGCTACGCAGGAACGATCGATGTCGGTGCCGACTTCGAATACGTTTTGAATATCGACAAAGCTGCCGAAAAGCCTTGGCTGAAATCAAAACTCCGCTCGGTGATCTCGCATCGTCGTCCCGAAGAAGCACCACACCAGTACGACGTCGCCTTCCAAGATGAAGGGCCTGACCATGCTGGCGGACGCCTAATCGCCGAGAACGACGGCTCTGGCGTATTCCGTATTCAAGATGGTGAGATCAAAGAAGTGATTCGCCGCAATGAATCGTCTTGGTTCGAGATCACCACCCTGGAAAATTTCACCACACCAGCAGGCAAAGTCTTACCACAAACGACGTCGGTCACTTTCCGTGACCCTCAAACCGGCGACATCGAATCGAACCTTTCCAACTATTTTGGCTGGAAGCAAGTCGGCAATTTCTACTTGCCGGCAACCTGCTATACCGTCAAGGTCGGCGAAGAAGGACAACGCTCGGTGCGCAAGCTGGAGTTCACCGGACATCAGCTCCATTTGCCTGCTCCGAAGCAAGTACAGCTCCATAAAGCGATGCCAGAATCGCTGACCAGCTTCGGCGCTGCGGTGATGGGGGATTACTTGTATGTCTTCAGCGGACACGATGGCGACGCCCACGGTTTTGGTGTTGACGTGCTGGCCGATCATTTTCGCCGTATTCAATTCGACGATCCCAATGCCTCTTGGGAAGAACTCGCTAAGCACGAGCCCTCGCAAAGCGCAGCGTTGGTTACCGATGGCCAGTATCTTTATCGTATTGGCGGTCTCACTTTTCTGAACCGAGGCGAAGAAGATACCCACTTTAAATCAACCACACATTTCAGCCACTACGATGCTGAAAAGAACGAGTGGACAGAACTGACTCCCCTGCCTGAACCACGCTCGTCGCTTGATGCTGCCGTGCTTGGCCGCCACGTTTATGTAGCCGGTGGTTGGAACCTGCAAGGCGAATCGTCCGCAGATGCCCCTTGGCACGACGACATGCTGCGGTTCGATCTCGACCATCCTGAAAAGGGTTGGGAGTCGCTCCCCGGCCCTGGTTACCAAACACGAGCGATTTCCTTGGCCGCCCACAACGGCAAGATCTACCTGTTTGGCGGCATCCGCCCCGATGGCATTTCCCGTAAGGTTTCGGTTTACGATCCAGCAGAAAATAGCTGGAGTGAGGGACCGGAGTTAAAAGCCGACAGCAGCACGTCTGGTTTCGCCACCAGTTCCTTCGCCACGGGTGATCACTTATACGTAGCCGGTAGTTCGGGAATCGTCTATCGTTTGAGTGAAGATGGTAACCAATGGGAAATCGCAACTCGTTTGATGTTCCCACGCATGTTCCTTCGCTTGCTCCCTGTTTCTGCCGATCGGTTGCTCGCCGTAGGTGGAATCTCGTCGGTCGGAGGTCGCATGGCGGTCGTTGAATCAGTGAACGTCTCGTCCGCAAGCGAGGCCCCCCACCTTATGAAATGGTCGGTTCCTTTCGACGGCAAGGCCAAACACAGCCAAACGGTCGTACTTGATGGCGGCAAGCTTTATGCGTTCGGCGGCAATGCCAGTCGCTCGCCCCACGATTTCTCGCCAGATGCGTTCGTGAACGAAGCGTTTGTTTTCGATATCGGAGCTCAATCGGTCGAGCGACTGCCCGACATGCCGTATGCGATGCAAAGTGGGGCTGCCGTGGCTCATTCGCTGACCAGCCAACATGATCAAATTTTGGTTTTGGGTGGCTTGGGTGTTCAGAACGATCAGTTCGGTTCACTGACTGGCGTGCTTTCCCTAAATCCGAAAGCCAAGACCTGGAGTGTTGCTCCGGCAAGCTTACCAGAGCCACGTGGCATGTTCCAAGCCACCACGTTCGACGACGCAATCTGGAGCTTTGGGGGGAGCGAGGCCGGAAAAGGTGCCGGTTTGAACACCGACATCGTCCATTGGTGGGGCGACGAGTCCTCTATTGCTCCCCTGCCAGAAGTCACGTTGCCTCACGCTCGTCGTTCGTTTGGCAGTGCTCGCTTGGGTGACGAATACTACTTGGTTGGTGGCCTGGCCGCAGGAACCGAGATCGCGGAAGCGGTCGATGTATTCAACTTCAAGGATCGTACCTGGCGAGAAATCGCTTCCCCCAACCGTCACCGCGTGTTCCCTAGCTTGGCAAGCGATGGCGAACAGCTCTATCTGTTCGGAGGTTTCTCGAACACCAACGGTCATTTCGCTCCAGAACCCTCGCTAGAAGTATACGACCCAGCCTCTGACCGCTGGACGATTTTGTCAGAATCGATCGAAGGAGTCGATCCGTCGATGACGCTGCGAAACTTTGGCGGTCGGCTGTTGTTCTATGGAATAGATAAAGAAGTGGACGGCCAAGCCAACTTCGTGTTGCTCGATCCAACTCCCAAAGCACAGCCCAAGGAAGTTTCCGGCATGAGCTTCACCGCTCCGCGCCGAGACAGGGGTAATCAAGCGGCTGCCAACGCCAAAGCGATGATGCGGAAGGATGCCGATAAAGATGGTAAGCTATCCGCCGACGAACTCGGTAGCCGCCTAGGCTCGTTGATCGAGTCAGGCGACCAAGATGGTGATGGCCTAATGAACCACGACGAACTCGTCGCAGCCCTTGAGAAACAAGCTCAGGACACGAAAGACGAAGAATCCGAGCAAGCAAAACAAGACTAA